Below is a window of Humulus lupulus chromosome 2, drHumLupu1.1, whole genome shotgun sequence DNA.
cgtgtcataatcgtgtcgacacgattatgacacaacacgattagagtaaacccgtacacgacacgattattattcGTGTCAGAAATCCAAACccgtacacgacacgattatctTAGCGGGTCACACGTGTCGACACGATAACACGTTTAATAAATTTGTCATTTGACACAAATCTAAAACTGACACGATTAATACACGTTTAATGACACAACACGAAATTGACACGACACGATATTGACACGTAATTGACACGATTAacataataatgaaaattataaaACATGTCACTCAAACACACAATAATCCAACAATTACAAACaccatacataaattcataagtttAATCTACTCAAACATAATATAAAGGtgataaattcaaaattacaatCTTGGTCTCAAACATAATATAAATGATGAATTCAAAGTTCTAGTCTCTAAGTTAAACTAATAACAAGTTGGCTCATCAATCTCCATTGTTAGGCAGCTTCACTTTCAAACTTTGAAGCTCAACCTGCAGAGAGTATTAAAGAAAAATCAAGATTTACATACTGAGAATGGTgcacataaaaaattataaatataatagcaaataaaatattcaaaatacctTCCATTACTACATTACTGTCTTGTTGAACATTGTcatgggaactttgattttgagaAGATGTTGAATATGTATGGTCATTGATATCCAAGTTGAGCACATCATCAATAATTGTATCCACAGCCACATGAATAGATTTTGTGTTCTCTATATACatttataaaacaaaaattaacatgtgatatatataataaaatagatgataaaaaatcaattaaattacCCATATCTCCAAATAGCCAATCTCTTGTGCAAATCAATGACTCAACTATGTCTGGCTTAAGTGAACTCCTATATTGATCAAGTACCCGACCACCCACACTAAATGCAGCTTCTGAGGCAACAGTAGATATAGGAATGCTCAAAACATCACGAGCCATAGCAGCAAGCTCAGGATATCGAAACTGATTTCCTTTCCAATAGTCAAGAATATCACAATCTACATTGATACTTAATCTTGGTTCATCTAAATAAAACTCCAATTCAGATTTTTGTGTAGCTGCTTGTTCTTgattttcaaaagaataaaagTCCTGCAATCATTTAAAAATCAAACTCAAACCAATATGAAAGTAATATAACAGAATAAAAATTCAAAAGATTAAACAAGTTATGTTTACCTTCATGAGagtcttattttttttaagtacTGAGTTCCTGGAAGTGTTTGGAGCATCACTTTTAGAAGATAATGACATAGAAGGCTTCTCTGTAGAGTACTCAGAAAATAATTTGTGTAAATGCTCCTTTACCTCAAGAAATTGTGGTGATCCCTTTACACCATGAACTTTGGTATATGCATAATCCACAAAATTCAACTTGTAACGAGGATCAAGAACCACTGCAATGGCCAATATTATACTGAAATCTTTCCAGTACTTCTCAAATTTCTCAATCATTAAACTACCCATACTTGATAGATATGAATCATCACTCTCCTTTGCTGTTTTCAGTGAAAAATAACAAGAATACACTGATGGAAAATACAAATTAGATGTGGGATACTCAGTTCCAGAGAAACTACAAGTGACATTGTAAAATTGTTCTAAGAATTCATTAATCTTCTCAGCTTTTTCCCATTCGTATGGTAAAGGACAAGACTTGTAGCTTctgtcaattaattccaaatgGCAAAATGCCCAACGATAATATATAGCACTATCAAGCATAAGGAAAGTTGAATTCCATCTAGTTGGCACATCTTGCTTTAAACCCCTCTTAGAGTCAAGACCTACAAGATTGACACATTCTAGAAACTTTTTCTTTCTAACTTGTGAACCTCTAACATATTTTGCACTTTCACGAATTTTTAGAACCACACCATCTATATCTTTCAACCCCTCTTGCACTACCAAATTAAGAATATGGGCACAACAACGAATATGAACAAATTTACCATTGCAAGGAAGTGCATTTTTAGCTGTCAAATCTTTTTGCAATAAATCAACAGTCACATTATTGGAAGAAGCATTATCCAAAGTAAGAGCAAACAATTTCTTTTCAATTCCCCATTCACATAGTAACTCATACATTGTTGAACATATTGCAACACCAGAATGTGGTGGAGGAATGAAACAAAAATTTAGAATTCTTTTTTGTAGCACCCAATCTTTATCAATGAAATGAGCAGTAATGGTTATGTAACCATCAGTCACTATAGAAGTCCACAAATCAGATGTCAAACAAATTCTACTAGAATTATTATTCAACATTGATTTAATCCTTGCCTTTTCTAATGCATACATCTTAACAACATCAGCCTTTGCAGTATTCCTAGTTACTAAAGTGATTCCAGGATACAAATATTCATATGTAGCTCTCACACCTTCATATTCAACAAATGAAAAAGGCAAATCATGTAAAATTATTGCACGAGTCATCAATTCACGAAAGTGATTTGGATCAAACCTTTTTGAGCCCAAGGCCACAATTCCTTTGTCTTGAGAAACCACTAGCTGCCCAATATCACGAGTGTCTCTTCTTTCACAACTTTTCATGTGACAACTTAAGTTTCCTGTCCCATACTTGGGTTCAACATTATATATTTTACCGCAATGCTTGCATTCAGCTCTTTGTGTTTGATTATCTTGATCCACAGGAAGCATATTAAAACAAGACCAAACATTTGAAGTCAATTTTCTTCTACGTTTTCCTTTTGCAGTTTTAGAATCTACCTCATTTTGAGTTGACTCTTCTGTGTTTTCAGTAGTCATATTAGTGTTATGTGACT
It encodes the following:
- the LOC133814724 gene encoding zinc finger BED domain-containing protein RICESLEEPER 2-like, translated to MENKKWSNVEGKGTIHLFFTSNKKVLLTNVLYVPDVSRNFVSVDFLRKLVIKSMLESEKLILSKGGTFVGKGYACDGMYKLSEEQDGLRSSDTRGSLSSSALASLSTTLSLSLVVLSSFCHPQPQQNGGHFYTQAKDSGSLFVDSNIDFVLNMSSALLILEQGVCIFKALIQGNFTLLFFFQMEDQPQGVKESLVQSHNTNMTTENTEESTQNEVDSKTAKGKRRRKLTSNVWSCFNMLPVDQDNQTQRAECKHCGKIYNVEPKYGTGNLSCHMKSCERRDTRDIGQLVVSQDKGIVALGSKRFDPNHFRELMTRAIILHDLPFSFVEYEGVRATYEYLYPGITLVTRNTAKADVVKMYALEKARIKSMLNNNSSRICLTSDLWTSIVTDGYITITAHFIDKDWVLQKRILNFCFIPPPHSGVAICSTMYELLCEWGIEKKLFALTLDNASSNNVTVDLLQKDLTAKNALPCNGKFVHIRCCAHILNLVVQEGLKDIDGVVLKIRESAKYVRGSQVRKKKFLECVNLVGLDSKRGLKQDVPTRWNSTFLMLDSAIYYRWAFCHLELIDRSYKSCPLPYEWEKAEKINEFLEQFYNVTCSFSGTEYPTSNLYFPSVYSCYFSLKTAKESDDSYLSSMGSLMIEKFEKYWKDFSIILAIAVVLDPRYKLNFVDYAYTKVHGVKGSPQFLEVKEHLHKLFSEYSTEKPSMSLSSKSDAPNTSRNSVLKKNKTLMKDFYSFENQEQAATQKSELEFYLDEPRLSINVDCDILDYWKGNQFRYPELAAMARDVLSIPISTVASEAAFSVGGRVLDQYRSSLKPDIVESLICTRDWLFGDMENTKSIHVAVDTIIDDVLNLDINDHTYSTSSQNQSSHDNVQQDSNVVMEG